From a single Lewinella sp. LCG006 genomic region:
- a CDS encoding four helix bundle protein codes for MHDFRKLNIWNDAMDLAVRVYQLTNELPPEEIYNLSHQIKKSVVSIPSNIAEGAGRNSDSEFNQFLGFATGSSYELETQVLLSERLNFLRSEDVNPVIEELHSLQKRIYNFKKFIKK; via the coding sequence ATGCACGATTTTAGAAAATTGAATATTTGGAACGACGCTATGGATTTAGCCGTAAGAGTTTACCAATTAACCAATGAACTTCCTCCCGAGGAAATCTATAATCTTAGTCATCAGATCAAGAAATCAGTGGTCTCTATACCTTCTAACATTGCAGAAGGAGCAGGTCGTAACTCAGACAGTGAATTTAATCAATTTCTAGGCTTTGCTACTGGTTCTTCCTATGAACTCGAAACCCAGGTGCTACTCAGTGAGCGATTGAATTTCCTTCGCAGTGAAGATGTCAATCCGGTCATTGAAGAATTACACTCGCTGCAAAAACGGATTTACAATTTTAAAAAATTCATTAAAAAATAG
- a CDS encoding acetyl-CoA C-acyltransferase, producing MEAYIIKGYRSAVGRAKKGGFRNYRSDDLAVDVIKKMMADTPELDPRLVDDLIVGCANPEGEQGLQIGRQISVRALGKEVPGVTVNRYCASGLETIAMATAKIRAGMGHIFIAGGAESMSSIPMTGYKLAPSYQVASTTPDYLVSMGITAEAVANKYNISRERADEFAYHSHVKAAAAIDAGKFNDEIIPVEVPEVFVKDGKRVESSHTVAMDEGVRRSTTVEALGKLRPVFAQGGVVTAGNSSQTSDGVAFTIVMSEEMVKQLGLEPIARLVNCAVGGVDPLYMGIGPCVAIPKVLKQAGMKLSDIQAIELNEAFAAQALAVIQEAGLNPDIVNVNGGAIALGHPLGCTGAKLSIQLINEMRRSNQRYGMVTACVGGGQGIAGIIERLK from the coding sequence ATGGAAGCATATATCATAAAAGGTTACCGTTCCGCCGTTGGCAGGGCCAAGAAGGGCGGTTTTAGAAACTATCGTTCGGATGATCTGGCGGTAGATGTGATTAAAAAAATGATGGCCGATACGCCAGAGCTGGACCCACGGCTGGTAGACGACCTGATTGTAGGTTGTGCCAACCCGGAGGGGGAGCAAGGCTTGCAGATCGGTCGCCAGATTTCAGTACGGGCACTGGGCAAGGAAGTCCCTGGTGTGACAGTCAACCGTTATTGTGCCTCTGGACTGGAGACCATCGCTATGGCTACGGCTAAGATTCGGGCAGGCATGGGCCACATCTTCATTGCTGGGGGTGCGGAGAGCATGAGCAGTATCCCGATGACGGGGTACAAGCTGGCCCCAAGCTATCAGGTTGCCAGCACAACGCCCGACTACCTGGTGAGTATGGGCATCACGGCGGAGGCTGTGGCCAACAAGTACAATATCAGCCGGGAGAGGGCCGATGAGTTTGCTTACCATTCGCACGTGAAAGCCGCTGCCGCCATTGATGCGGGCAAGTTTAACGACGAGATCATCCCAGTGGAGGTACCTGAAGTTTTTGTCAAGGACGGCAAGCGCGTAGAAAGCTCGCATACCGTAGCCATGGATGAAGGTGTACGCCGTAGTACTACGGTTGAAGCACTGGGAAAACTACGTCCTGTATTTGCACAAGGTGGCGTTGTCACAGCGGGCAACTCCTCACAAACCAGTGATGGAGTGGCCTTTACCATTGTGATGAGCGAAGAGATGGTCAAACAATTGGGCCTGGAGCCGATTGCCCGATTGGTCAATTGTGCCGTAGGAGGGGTTGACCCACTGTACATGGGTATTGGCCCTTGTGTAGCCATCCCCAAGGTCTTGAAACAAGCCGGGATGAAGCTAAGTGATATCCAAGCCATCGAGCTGAATGAAGCTTTTGCTGCCCAGGCACTGGCCGTTATTCAAGAAGCTGGCCTGAATCCGGACATCGTCAACGTCAATGGCGGGGCGATTGCATTAGGTCACCCGCTGGGTTGCACCGGCGCGAAGCTGTCCATTCAGCTGATCAACGAAATGCGCCGCAGCAACCAACGCTACGGTATGGTAACCGCCTGTGTAGGTGGTGGCCAGGGAATTGCGGGGATTATTGAGCGGTTGAAATAA
- a CDS encoding sulfotransferase has protein sequence MTSNPPIFITSPVQRCGTTLIQRLLCSSSDTLIFGESVANDLHIYASLYQNKQLMFGGPHNAWRDQQLAQVLEGEVNAWIPDLLPDRDAYLNNYKQALLNYCAFLQQYAEREGRSQWGCKLPGWPIPQLDYLQRLIPGTKIIYIHRELEACVVSARSINMCFDEPSTQQFRHMYAFQQAEAERRLHHEEVLWIDYQELVEQPAKIIAQLAAFTGTQGIDARVMGHKIGNYPAS, from the coding sequence ATGACCTCCAACCCTCCCATCTTCATTACTTCTCCGGTACAGCGTTGTGGTACTACGCTGATTCAGCGGTTGCTCTGTTCGTCTTCGGATACGCTCATTTTTGGGGAATCTGTTGCCAATGACCTCCATATTTATGCCAGCCTTTATCAGAATAAACAGCTGATGTTTGGCGGGCCACACAATGCCTGGCGCGATCAGCAACTGGCACAGGTGTTGGAGGGCGAGGTAAATGCCTGGATTCCTGATTTGCTACCCGACCGAGATGCTTATTTGAATAATTATAAGCAAGCCTTGCTGAACTATTGTGCATTTCTACAGCAGTACGCCGAAAGAGAAGGGCGTAGTCAATGGGGCTGTAAATTACCGGGCTGGCCGATCCCTCAGCTGGACTATTTACAGCGTTTGATTCCTGGTACAAAGATTATTTACATCCACCGCGAATTAGAAGCCTGTGTGGTTTCTGCCCGCAGCATCAACATGTGCTTTGATGAACCCAGTACCCAACAGTTTCGCCACATGTATGCTTTCCAACAAGCGGAAGCCGAACGCCGCCTACACCACGAAGAGGTGCTGTGGATAGATTACCAGGAATTGGTGGAGCAGCCCGCAAAGATCATCGCCCAATTAGCCGCATTTACCGGTACTCAAGGGATAGACGCCAGGGTGATGGGGCATAAAATCGGGAATTATCCGGCCTCGTAG
- a CDS encoding gliding motility-associated C-terminal domain-containing protein, with amino-acid sequence MNRILLLLTYCFFAFASQAQIGIQVVVDSGMATSDCTDPFGGAPDPLFAVAAEGGTYNYYPAVGACFNTLPDTIYQANFPCLSAVPMTVEICLLVTENDALFQPPLGCDITESCTQSICDNFVVPMVGNTANYNLSIDVPGSSSGSINFTIETGGFAFPDNDFICNAVDLGTITYGDTLGDMTIGNYANLCATDIGEINPQSLGYYFTNQAGVWFKFNTGPNPSGLFVVQGLSDPNNVGEPIDLEMGVFLTDNNACDGNLVALSGYNFTSSDFNHEIRVPCPEPNRDYYIWVDGANNNGDYRGIFGIQVWDIGVLEGGDLRCDVMDLGVVPEGGSVSTPEPIANFCATDVQDPFLPTFVSQHSVWFSFVAPPSGHVIIEGISDTIKQPIGVQLALYRSFNNTCSGFYSYVTSQYTPADLDETMEVTCLYPGRVYYILVDGSGGASRGVFELSVTDAGDITPVTNQTITLCAGETLEVGPNDYTTSGIYFDTLQVFQGCDSIVISDLTVLEELVLTVEQTQPAIGADGTDGIGIASATGGTGNYTFTWCTGETGTMATNLVAGEQCCVQVTDDNGCTDEVCFTVEFTTAIIPIFMNDTLLCNGDTNGLITFSAINGVLPYDYAWTNALGTLSGNGQILTEGESIDLPNLPAGSYDITVNDNFFDTTFTVLVVQPEELLIELQDAVDASCFAFCDGSINTLVSGGTMPYTYNWTNGVSNNEQASQLCAGAYQLEVTDANGCIAILNANIDQPAEFIATASMVQEVSCFAGDDGIAQVVDNGNSVAWNWSSGNMTQIANQLAAGTYSVEVTNGDGCRDTTTVTITEPLAPLTVAITELAPISCFGSQDGQLGAMVNGPFATLTYNWSNAATTPNISNLDIGTYNLSVSNEKGCEAMATYTLNQPTEIIAESFAVDINCVDGPNAGVITIENVSGGTPSYSYSVDGENFNPVPLFEGLTAGTYDVVVRDAAGCELLLLTNIFPPPPISVTLPQDTTVKLGDVFTLVAQSSSLDVLYSWSHADTLSGNTALLRPQETLVYQVSVIDTLTLCDATDNIRIFVDTKPRIFVPNIFSPNGDGSNDTFIPFAGNDVVNFKSLRIFSRYGQLVYEQTDILPGDTSRGWDGKFRGEPSNPGVFVYFMEVEFFDGRVEIVKGDVTLMK; translated from the coding sequence ATGAACCGTATTTTACTTCTTCTAACTTATTGTTTTTTCGCATTTGCTAGCCAGGCCCAAATTGGCATCCAGGTCGTGGTAGACAGCGGAATGGCCACTTCGGATTGTACCGATCCCTTTGGCGGTGCCCCCGATCCTTTGTTTGCTGTAGCGGCCGAAGGAGGCACCTACAACTATTATCCGGCAGTAGGCGCTTGTTTCAACACCTTACCAGATACCATCTACCAGGCCAACTTCCCCTGTCTTTCGGCGGTGCCGATGACGGTGGAAATTTGCTTACTGGTGACGGAAAATGATGCACTTTTCCAACCGCCCTTGGGTTGTGATATTACAGAGAGCTGCACCCAGAGCATCTGCGATAATTTTGTGGTACCAATGGTAGGCAATACGGCCAACTACAACTTATCCATCGATGTTCCTGGTTCGTCAAGTGGCTCCATTAATTTTACTATAGAGACAGGTGGCTTTGCCTTTCCCGACAATGATTTCATCTGTAATGCAGTTGATCTGGGCACCATTACCTACGGTGACACCCTGGGCGACATGACCATTGGCAACTATGCCAATCTGTGTGCGACCGACATTGGAGAGATTAACCCGCAGAGCTTAGGCTACTACTTCACCAACCAGGCGGGGGTATGGTTTAAGTTCAATACCGGGCCCAACCCCAGCGGCCTCTTTGTGGTACAAGGGCTCAGCGACCCCAACAATGTAGGAGAACCTATTGACTTGGAGATGGGTGTTTTCCTTACGGACAACAATGCCTGCGACGGCAACCTAGTGGCACTATCTGGATACAATTTTACCAGCTCTGATTTTAATCACGAAATCAGGGTTCCCTGCCCCGAACCCAATCGAGATTATTACATCTGGGTGGATGGTGCCAATAACAACGGAGATTATCGGGGCATCTTTGGTATACAAGTGTGGGACATTGGTGTGCTGGAAGGCGGTGATTTGCGCTGCGATGTGATGGACCTCGGCGTAGTCCCGGAGGGAGGTAGCGTGAGCACACCCGAACCGATTGCCAATTTCTGCGCAACCGATGTACAAGATCCCTTTTTGCCCACTTTCGTAAGCCAGCATTCCGTCTGGTTTAGTTTTGTAGCTCCCCCTTCAGGACACGTCATCATTGAAGGCATTTCAGACACCATCAAGCAACCTATTGGCGTACAATTGGCATTGTACCGTTCTTTCAACAATACCTGTAGTGGCTTTTACAGCTACGTGACGAGCCAATACACCCCCGCTGATCTCGACGAAACGATGGAAGTGACCTGTCTCTATCCGGGCAGGGTTTACTACATCCTGGTGGATGGATCGGGAGGAGCTTCCCGAGGAGTGTTTGAACTAAGCGTGACCGATGCGGGGGACATTACCCCCGTCACTAACCAGACCATAACCCTCTGTGCCGGAGAAACGCTGGAAGTAGGCCCTAATGATTACACCACTTCAGGCATCTACTTTGATACCCTGCAGGTTTTTCAGGGCTGTGACAGCATTGTGATCAGTGACCTGACTGTGCTGGAAGAACTGGTTCTTACGGTAGAACAAACCCAACCCGCCATTGGAGCTGATGGTACCGATGGCATCGGCATCGCTTCCGCTACGGGCGGCACTGGCAATTATACCTTCACCTGGTGTACTGGCGAAACCGGCACCATGGCCACCAATCTGGTAGCGGGAGAGCAGTGCTGCGTGCAAGTAACGGATGACAATGGCTGTACGGATGAAGTGTGTTTCACCGTAGAATTTACCACCGCGATCATTCCCATTTTTATGAATGACACGCTCCTGTGTAATGGCGACACCAATGGTCTTATCACCTTCTCCGCTATCAATGGCGTCCTTCCCTATGATTACGCATGGACCAATGCACTGGGAACCCTCAGCGGCAATGGCCAGATCTTGACCGAAGGAGAAAGTATAGATCTACCGAATTTACCTGCGGGTAGTTATGACATCACGGTAAACGATAATTTCTTTGATACCACCTTTACCGTTTTAGTGGTACAACCTGAAGAACTATTGATTGAACTACAAGACGCCGTAGATGCTTCCTGTTTTGCTTTTTGTGATGGCAGCATCAATACGCTCGTCAGTGGAGGTACAATGCCGTACACCTACAACTGGACCAATGGTGTTAGCAACAATGAACAAGCCAGCCAACTCTGTGCCGGGGCTTACCAACTAGAGGTCACGGATGCCAACGGTTGTATTGCCATCCTCAATGCCAATATTGACCAGCCCGCCGAATTTATTGCCACCGCCAGTATGGTACAGGAAGTATCTTGCTTTGCTGGTGACGATGGTATTGCCCAGGTCGTAGACAACGGCAACTCCGTCGCCTGGAATTGGAGCAGTGGCAACATGACCCAAATTGCCAACCAACTGGCAGCAGGAACCTACTCGGTGGAAGTAACCAACGGAGACGGTTGCCGCGATACGACCACCGTAACCATCACCGAGCCACTGGCACCACTCACGGTAGCGATTACCGAATTGGCGCCCATCAGTTGTTTTGGCAGCCAGGACGGACAGCTGGGCGCCATGGTCAATGGCCCTTTTGCGACCTTGACTTACAACTGGAGCAATGCCGCTACAACCCCCAATATCAGTAATCTGGACATTGGTACTTACAACCTTTCGGTAAGTAACGAAAAAGGCTGCGAAGCGATGGCGACGTATACCCTGAACCAACCCACCGAAATTATAGCCGAATCTTTTGCCGTAGACATCAATTGTGTAGACGGTCCCAATGCGGGGGTTATTACGATAGAGAACGTCAGCGGTGGCACGCCGAGTTATAGCTACAGTGTGGATGGCGAAAACTTTAATCCTGTACCCTTATTTGAAGGGTTGACGGCAGGTACTTACGATGTGGTGGTGCGGGATGCAGCGGGGTGTGAATTGCTGCTATTGACCAACATTTTCCCGCCGCCGCCAATTTCGGTTACTTTACCACAAGATACTACCGTGAAGCTGGGAGATGTCTTTACCCTGGTAGCGCAAAGCAGCAGCCTTGATGTCCTTTACAGCTGGTCGCATGCTGATACCTTGAGTGGCAATACGGCACTGCTTCGTCCACAAGAAACCCTGGTGTATCAAGTGAGCGTAATCGACACATTGACCTTGTGTGATGCCACGGACAACATCCGCATTTTTGTGGACACTAAGCCAAGAATCTTTGTCCCCAATATCTTTTCACCGAATGGTGATGGCAGCAACGACACCTTCATCCCCTTTGCGGGAAATGACGTGGTGAATTTCAAAAGCCTGCGCATCTTTTCCCGCTACGGGCAGCTGGTTTATGAACAGACCGACATCCTCCCCGGCGATACCAGTCGTGGTTGGGATGGTAAATTCCGGGGAGAACCTTCTAATCCTGGCGTCTTTGTCTACTTTATGGAAGTAGAGTTTTTCGACGGCCGGGTGGAGATTGTGAAAGGAGATGTGACTTTGATGAAATAA
- a CDS encoding mechanosensitive ion channel family protein: MQFVEDLKNVTYEYYEILVNYLPRIVLAFVVLFIAMAIAGRAKRAMRNRLDKTMDDPLLADFLSQILRVCLVIVALLLFLSIIGLSGAAGGLLAGAGVSAFIIGFAFKDIGENFLAGIIMAFDRPFRIGDVVEIAGKTGKIIGLTLRDTHLKTFDGKDVYIPNGMIVRNPIVNLTIDGFLRHDYSIRLASDSDMDEVISFVRGILEDVPGVLQEDRAPNVFISDYQPSGMTLTVQYWFNTNDPNVSALALKTQVIQRSVRGLKNAGHHLPADVREIKISRDIDDKDVVIPAAGA, from the coding sequence ATGCAATTTGTAGAAGATTTAAAGAACGTTACTTACGAGTATTATGAAATTTTGGTGAATTATTTGCCACGGATTGTCTTGGCTTTTGTGGTGCTCTTCATCGCAATGGCCATTGCTGGTAGAGCAAAACGGGCAATGCGAAATAGACTCGACAAAACCATGGATGATCCGCTGCTGGCGGATTTTCTTTCTCAAATATTGAGGGTCTGTTTAGTGATTGTAGCGCTGCTGCTTTTCCTAAGTATTATCGGTCTGAGCGGTGCTGCCGGTGGATTGCTAGCGGGTGCGGGCGTCTCGGCCTTCATTATTGGTTTTGCCTTTAAAGATATTGGTGAAAACTTCCTCGCGGGAATTATCATGGCTTTTGACCGACCTTTCCGGATTGGTGATGTGGTGGAGATCGCGGGTAAGACGGGCAAAATCATCGGGTTGACATTACGCGACACCCACCTCAAAACTTTTGATGGCAAAGACGTTTACATTCCCAATGGAATGATTGTCCGCAACCCTATTGTCAACCTGACCATTGATGGATTCTTGCGCCATGATTATTCCATACGGCTGGCTTCTGATTCCGACATGGATGAAGTGATTTCCTTTGTGAGAGGTATCCTCGAGGATGTACCGGGAGTATTGCAGGAAGACAGGGCGCCCAACGTTTTTATTTCTGACTACCAACCCAGTGGTATGACACTGACCGTGCAATACTGGTTTAATACCAATGACCCCAACGTCTCCGCACTGGCCCTTAAGACCCAGGTGATTCAGCGGTCGGTTCGTGGTTTGAAAAATGCGGGACACCATTTACCTGCTGATGTTCGGGAAATTAAAATTTCTCGTGATATAGATGACAAAGACGTAGTCATCCCAGCTGCCGGGGCATAG
- a CDS encoding AsmA-like C-terminal region-containing protein: MLVVLLVLLAAALGYLFQHQEIITQKVEEWYESNYTGDLEIGKLSLSSWRQWPEISLGIHHFSLTDTSFPSGAPTLLIDSISADFSFAKILQQEITLKKIAIQGGYLHGLTTLTEGSNTHILQPIHPTASDQKKEGFLHVRDDEGLAITINDFDLSQDNELKNKRLAGHLQQASIQVILSDTVIIAHTSFATCVEGLGFNLDKGYFLDDTPASGTFHLSYNRQSATIEIPQFPLLLKDQTFLAEACLDTGPGNVFFLSLYNDQTDFQTTKTLLPQHLQNKLARYQIFDPIATATYLRGEFEAGTNPLVQIDFTADDNTVVLDKTVRFNRVRGQGNFVNRISEDPTKAATEDRRNLSLTVEALHSEYLGAQLYFKNSTFKSTPKVPTALDLQLDAKGQLADLNKILGNENFFFVGGTFNTSLAMEGPVNSLADVLKGTQGRLYMQNTKVHYQPAQVTIPLTELDVFLSPEQATVPSIRIPLAENQEIKISGIVKNFSSLVFEDKTDKVESDLEIYSADLNLDHFLALIASLQEDPKTTASQARISETVKGVYTTFQPRLNVRIDQFLYQKWQGHNIQSQLSFINDHQIKLDSTIIYSGQSQVVINGIFDVPDSSHYLKINMDIAASGNTKDFNKTFSNDTFLFQDGDYQFQGKLNGKVNDWRSLLYATRGHLEVQNTGIFFVPETLNFSVANINLDVAQHDITLNKFQLTLPSGGSLTLSGQVDNFMDILAEKETPLVQSFIRLRASYLDYVDFSGLFSSFEKKETPLDTASNDGNQIKKSAQNLYRKFHPELDIQIDSFQHKSTLVTDLRSKVAFQGSSLLQFADMHFEYRGSPVRLNANLSFDQANVTPVNISLFTEYFDLGTLVETYNYFGLSALQSAQKIAGKVSINAKLSGLIDDATGLEPKSLLGAVQFTLHEAELVNFEPIQRVAEKFFRTERFESIRFAPITDTLYITQEVVHIPRMEIQSTAFNLFLEGHINYDDNTNLWISVPWRNFNAWEEGDSIPAKTGYYQSGAKLYVEVIGKHEDGLDYKFRLSKKKLYQHQGIAPLYRPDRQYERQLRKQIRKKKRAVKKEKA; encoded by the coding sequence ATGCTAGTAGTACTATTGGTCCTACTGGCAGCCGCTTTGGGTTACCTCTTTCAACATCAAGAAATCATTACCCAAAAGGTAGAAGAATGGTACGAAAGCAACTACACTGGTGATTTAGAGATAGGTAAACTGTCCTTGAGTTCGTGGCGACAGTGGCCAGAAATCAGCCTTGGCATTCATCATTTTAGTCTTACGGATACTTCTTTCCCTAGCGGTGCCCCTACCCTGCTCATCGACAGCATATCGGCAGATTTTTCTTTCGCAAAAATTTTACAGCAGGAGATTACCCTTAAAAAAATTGCCATACAAGGTGGGTATCTCCATGGTCTCACCACGCTTACAGAAGGGAGTAATACCCATATTTTACAGCCCATTCACCCCACTGCTTCCGACCAGAAAAAAGAAGGCTTTTTACACGTAAGAGACGATGAAGGCTTGGCGATCACGATCAATGATTTTGACCTATCGCAGGACAACGAATTGAAAAATAAACGGCTGGCAGGGCACCTACAACAGGCAAGCATACAGGTGATTCTATCCGATACTGTGATAATTGCTCACACGTCGTTTGCTACTTGTGTAGAGGGATTGGGGTTCAACCTTGACAAAGGATACTTTCTGGACGATACGCCAGCCAGTGGAACGTTTCACCTCAGCTACAATCGACAAAGCGCGACCATCGAGATTCCTCAGTTTCCCTTACTGCTCAAAGATCAAACTTTCCTTGCTGAGGCTTGCCTTGATACGGGGCCGGGAAATGTCTTTTTCTTATCGCTATATAACGATCAAACCGACTTTCAAACTACCAAAACCCTCTTACCTCAGCACCTTCAAAACAAACTGGCACGGTATCAAATCTTTGACCCTATTGCTACTGCGACTTACCTGCGGGGAGAATTCGAAGCAGGGACAAATCCCTTGGTACAAATAGATTTTACTGCCGATGACAATACGGTCGTACTGGATAAAACCGTGCGATTTAACCGTGTAAGGGGGCAAGGAAATTTTGTTAATCGCATATCCGAAGACCCAACCAAAGCCGCAACCGAGGATCGACGCAACCTGAGCTTGACGGTTGAAGCACTACACAGTGAGTATTTAGGAGCCCAACTCTATTTTAAAAACTCCACCTTCAAAAGCACCCCCAAAGTACCTACTGCCCTTGATCTTCAGCTTGACGCCAAGGGACAGCTAGCAGATTTAAATAAAATTTTAGGCAATGAGAACTTCTTCTTTGTCGGAGGAACCTTTAATACTTCGCTAGCCATGGAGGGGCCGGTAAATTCCTTGGCCGACGTCCTCAAAGGCACACAGGGTAGGCTGTATATGCAAAACACCAAAGTGCACTACCAACCTGCACAGGTGACTATTCCGCTTACTGAATTAGATGTTTTTCTAAGTCCTGAGCAGGCAACGGTACCGAGCATTCGGATCCCTTTGGCGGAAAATCAGGAAATAAAAATCAGTGGAATTGTGAAAAATTTCAGTTCCCTGGTTTTCGAAGATAAAACAGACAAAGTTGAAAGCGATTTAGAGATTTATTCGGCTGATTTAAACCTAGATCATTTTCTAGCATTGATCGCCAGTTTGCAGGAAGACCCCAAAACGACGGCCTCACAAGCCCGTATTTCCGAAACCGTCAAAGGCGTTTACACAACCTTCCAGCCTCGACTAAACGTCCGGATAGATCAATTTTTGTATCAAAAATGGCAGGGGCATAATATCCAATCCCAGCTGAGTTTTATCAATGATCATCAAATAAAATTGGATTCCACCATTATCTACAGTGGTCAGAGTCAAGTGGTTATTAATGGTATTTTCGATGTCCCCGACAGCTCGCATTACCTTAAGATAAATATGGATATTGCAGCGAGCGGCAACACCAAGGATTTCAACAAGACCTTTTCCAATGACACTTTCCTTTTCCAGGATGGCGATTATCAATTCCAGGGTAAACTGAATGGAAAAGTCAATGACTGGCGGAGTCTGCTTTACGCTACCCGCGGTCATTTGGAGGTGCAAAACACGGGTATTTTCTTTGTTCCAGAAACCTTGAACTTCAGCGTGGCCAATATTAATCTTGACGTTGCACAACATGATATCACGCTGAACAAGTTCCAGCTGACACTGCCCTCCGGAGGCAGCCTTACCCTCAGCGGACAAGTGGACAACTTCATGGATATTCTCGCGGAGAAAGAAACTCCGCTCGTTCAGTCTTTTATTCGCCTACGTGCCTCTTATCTTGACTACGTAGATTTCAGTGGCCTTTTTTCTTCCTTTGAGAAAAAAGAAACACCCCTTGATACCGCTTCTAATGATGGCAACCAAATTAAAAAAAGCGCTCAAAATCTTTATCGGAAATTTCACCCCGAGTTGGACATCCAAATCGACTCCTTCCAACACAAGTCAACTTTAGTCACCGACCTACGTAGCAAAGTAGCATTCCAGGGGAGCAGCCTATTGCAGTTTGCAGACATGCACTTTGAATACCGTGGCAGTCCGGTACGATTAAACGCTAACCTGAGCTTTGACCAAGCCAATGTTACCCCTGTAAACATCAGCTTGTTTACCGAATATTTTGACCTGGGCACACTGGTAGAAACCTACAACTACTTTGGTCTATCCGCTTTGCAATCGGCACAAAAAATTGCGGGTAAAGTATCCATAAACGCTAAACTCAGTGGGCTGATCGACGACGCAACGGGGCTGGAACCCAAAAGCTTGTTGGGCGCCGTACAATTCACCTTACACGAGGCCGAACTGGTCAATTTTGAACCTATCCAACGGGTAGCCGAGAAGTTTTTCCGTACAGAACGCTTCGAGAGTATTCGCTTTGCTCCCATAACCGACACCCTCTACATCACCCAGGAAGTCGTTCATATCCCCCGGATGGAAATACAATCCACTGCGTTCAACCTCTTTCTGGAAGGTCACATCAACTACGACGACAATACCAATCTCTGGATTTCTGTCCCCTGGCGGAATTTCAACGCCTGGGAAGAAGGAGATAGCATTCCTGCCAAAACGGGCTACTATCAGTCTGGTGCCAAATTATACGTAGAAGTCATCGGCAAACACGAAGATGGCCTGGATTACAAATTCAGATTGAGCAAAAAGAAGCTTTATCAACATCAGGGAATCGCTCCGCTTTACCGACCTGATCGCCAATATGAGCGCCAGCTGAGGAAGCAGATTCGAAAGAAAAAGCGGGCTGTGAAGAAGGAAAAGGCGTAA